Within the Planctomycetaceae bacterium genome, the region GACGGCAACGGCACACTGGACGAACGCCGCTACGGTCTGCAGGACGGCAACTGGAACATGATCGCCCTCACCGGCACCACCTCCACCGTCACCGAACGCTTCGCCTACTCAGCCTACGGCTCCCCAGTATTCCTGAACGCCAGCGGAGCCGTGCAGAGCTCCTCCGCATCGAAGTTCGAAACGCTCTACGCCGGCTACAAATACGACCTCGACCACCCACAGATCTACTACGTCAGGAATCGTTTCCTCCTGCCGCAAATTGGAACGTGGAACAGACGCGATCCGCTCGGGTATGTCGATGGGATGGGCTTGTATGTGTATGGACATTCCGCCCCTTCTCTAGCATTAGATCCTCTTGGGTCGCAGGCATTTTTGCCATTGACCGATCCATATGGGAGGCCATGGAACCCCGTGACTGGAGAGGTGGTGTCGACGGGCAGATCAGAAGTTATGTCGGCCGGCAGATCAGAAGAATGCCCAGCGAAGAAGGCAGAAGCCATTCGAAATCGCCAATTACAATACTCTTGCAAATGCGGCTGGATAGATTGGACGCACGCAGGTGGTCCAGATCCAAGCAAGCCTGGAAACGGTTTACTTGAAGCTCAGCAGCTAATAGCAAAGATTCGCGAGATCGGGAGACAATCGAGAGGAGGACGAGGAACTGTCTGTTTCGGGACATCCCAACAAAAGGCAGCAGGACCATTTGTCGCCCGAACCGGTGTAAATATGTGCTTCTACGTGTTCACAGGTCTCTCCGAGAACGAAATACTTTGTGCGGCATGGGGAATCTTCAGTATGGTAATGGAGACGTTCGAGAAGCACCAGGGAAACAATCCTGTGTCAAATAGCTCCGGATACAGTCCAGAAGATCTTCCTTCGGATGTGTTGATGTTTCATCGCGCAAATCGAGGTTCAGAATGTTCACCAGATTACATCCGATCACTATGTCAAGCGGAGACAGATATTGAAACAAACCTACGGTACTGCGCAGCTTTCGATTGGGATCAGAAGAATTTGCATTGGAACTTTCCTGTATCGTGCGGCGCTGCTGCCAATGCATGCGGTGGTTCGTCAGAACCTCAACCTCTGCCCACTCAACTGCAAGCACCGCGGTGCGATCCAGATGGACAGGGAGAGAACTGGGGCCCAACCGGACGACAGTACATTGGGATTTACCCTGAAACACTTGGCAGGTAATTGTGATGCAATATGAGTTTTTTCGATGGTTGCATTTTCTGTCTTTGGCAGGACTGCTAGTCGGATGTGCGCGGAGTGAAGTCGCGCGGTTTCAATCATCCGATGGCGCTGTTTCGATTCTCATAATTGATCCTGTTGAATGTGATCAAGTAAGGAGTTTCAGCGGTCACGTCCAGGGAGTGCAGCTGCCACCGGATGAACCCGGGGTTGTCGGACTTGGCGATGCTCTTTGTCATCTGTCGTTTGATCCCTCGGATTATATCTGGATTGATAGACCAGAATGGTGCGCGCTATTATCCAGGTACGCTGTTGAGAATGTTGATGTGCGATCAAGCGTTTACTGTGTTGTCGATAGAAAGGAGTCAAGAATCCTGAGAAGTTTTGAGGAATGCACTCCAGAAATTCGGAATGGATTGATAGAAGCTTTTAAGTAGAGCCATGCTAGGCAGGCCGTAGAGAGATCATTCTACTTGGGATGCTCGCAGTTCGGCACATGGTGGGACGGTGAACACGTC harbors:
- a CDS encoding RHS repeat-associated core domain-containing protein, whose amino-acid sequence is MNSTRTTACKDWMISNEAHSTVRIRPAITSGTFEQQWTLDPTGNWSSFKEDSNGVGTFDLVQSRSANKVNEITGISNTTGTAWATPGYDAAGNMTGLPDAGESTPVGSNPAWVPLVETQWNTLTEAQWSAMTENYSSVPKQMQAQYDAWNRLVSVRDGASPVVENTYDARGYRIAKATYTNGTLDETRHYYYTPGGQCVEERVDSNSTANRQYVWGLRYIDDLVLRDRDTDGNGTLDERRYGLQDGNWNMIALTGTTSTVTERFAYSAYGSPVFLNASGAVQSSSASKFETLYAGYKYDLDHPQIYYVRNRFLLPQIGTWNRRDPLGYVDGMGLYVYGHSAPSLALDPLGSQAFLPLTDPYGRPWNPVTGEVVSTGRSEVMSAGRSEECPAKKAEAIRNRQLQYSCKCGWIDWTHAGGPDPSKPGNGLLEAQQLIAKIREIGRQSRGGRGTVCFGTSQQKAAGPFVARTGVNMCFYVFTGLSENEILCAAWGIFSMVMETFEKHQGNNPVSNSSGYSPEDLPSDVLMFHRANRGSECSPDYIRSLCQAETDIETNLRYCAAFDWDQKNLHWNFPVSCGAAANACGGSSEPQPLPTQLQAPRCDPDGQGENWGPTGRQYIGIYPETLGR